A genomic stretch from Streptomyces venezuelae ATCC 10712 includes:
- a CDS encoding serine/threonine-protein kinase produces MAMMRLRREDPRIVGSFRLHRRLGAGGMGVVYLGSDRRGQRVALKVIRPDLAEDQEFRSRFAREVSAARRIRGGCTARLVAADLEAERPWFATQYVPGPSLHDRVAEEGGLRAADVASIGAALSEGLVAVHEAGVVHRDLKPSNILLSPKGPRIIDFGIAWATGASTLTHVGTAVGSPGFLAPEQVRGAAVTPATDVFSLGATLAYAAMSDSPFGHGSSEVMLYRVVHEEPQLHGVPDALAPLIRACLAKDPEDRPSTLQLSMRLKEIAAREAQGLPVSRPPVQRERAEERNTVRPTERYTERDVPGRAPERGAERVTERGAERGGERGTERSSERERTAGRGPGPAARPSAGPRTGGRTGGRPATRPGGRTTSTGRRPANPRLLRQRLFVFVVVTLVVALGIAAAQALQG; encoded by the coding sequence ATGGCGATGATGCGGCTCCGGCGCGAGGATCCGCGGATCGTCGGGTCGTTCCGGCTCCACCGCAGGCTGGGGGCCGGCGGGATGGGCGTCGTGTACCTGGGCTCCGACCGGCGCGGCCAGCGCGTCGCGCTCAAGGTGATCCGGCCCGACCTCGCCGAGGACCAGGAGTTCCGGTCCCGGTTCGCCCGCGAGGTGTCCGCCGCCCGGCGGATCCGCGGCGGCTGCACGGCCCGGCTCGTCGCCGCGGACCTGGAGGCCGAGCGCCCCTGGTTCGCCACCCAGTACGTCCCCGGGCCCTCGCTGCACGACCGGGTCGCCGAGGAGGGCGGCCTGCGCGCCGCGGACGTGGCCTCGATCGGCGCGGCCCTGTCGGAGGGTCTCGTCGCCGTCCACGAGGCGGGGGTCGTGCACCGCGACCTCAAGCCCTCGAACATCCTGCTCTCCCCCAAGGGCCCCCGCATCATCGACTTCGGGATCGCCTGGGCCACCGGCGCGAGCACCCTGACCCATGTGGGCACGGCCGTCGGCTCCCCCGGCTTCCTCGCCCCCGAGCAGGTGCGCGGCGCGGCCGTCACCCCCGCCACCGACGTGTTCTCGCTGGGCGCCACCCTGGCGTACGCGGCGATGTCCGACTCCCCCTTCGGGCACGGGAGTTCCGAGGTCATGCTCTACCGGGTGGTGCACGAGGAGCCCCAGCTGCACGGCGTGCCGGACGCGCTCGCGCCGCTCATCCGGGCCTGCCTGGCGAAGGACCCCGAGGACCGCCCCAGCACGCTCCAGCTGTCGATGCGGCTCAAGGAGATCGCGGCGCGCGAGGCGCAGGGACTGCCGGTCTCCCGGCCGCCTGTGCAGCGGGAGCGGGCCGAGGAGCGCAACACCGTACGGCCGACCGAGCGGTACACCGAGCGCGATGTGCCCGGCCGTGCGCCGGAGCGGGGCGCCGAGCGGGTGACCGAGCGCGGCGCGGAGCGCGGGGGCGAACGCGGTACGGAGCGGAGCTCCGAGCGGGAGCGCACCGCCGGGCGGGGGCCCGGCCCCGCGGCCCGGCCCTCCGCCGGGCCCCGGACCGGCGGCCGCACCGGGGGACGGCCCGCCACCCGGCCCGGCGGGCGCACGACCTCCACGGGGCGCCGCCCCGCCAACCCCCGGCTGCTGCGGCAGCG